In a single window of the Lacerta agilis isolate rLacAgi1 chromosome 15, rLacAgi1.pri, whole genome shotgun sequence genome:
- the PHLDB1 gene encoding pleckstrin homology-like domain family B member 1 isoform X5, which produces METCNRNVASPAGRVQARLQNSLLDLTETGKGLKVQTEKPHLVSLGSGRLSTAITLLPLEEGKTVLGSAAGDIVLQGAGVAPKHCFIENMHGTLTLHPCGNPCAIDGLAVTRPTRLSQGCMICLGQSTFLRFNHPAEAKWMKSMIPSVGRSPAPQHGLTAEAQSLLNGNQDTAKASRHSHSALVSSIERDLQDIMDSLVLEEEGSTPRQLPSSRGNAPSPDSSVVNGRGGRYLLSPPQSPGAMSVGSSYENTSPPFSPLSSPASSSSCASHSPGTQDQGPALPPVVPVRSSSFNHTMLTPHGGASLDLPSTTGGPNPTRGPGSPRMARRATQESPRSPTPSRRARPSGENPRPGPRSSPPPALPAGLSESLPGSPRVQPPTSPRLAPKFQSPSTLRTKATALQERPPSPFREVRDTPAGTSRQGLGKGFPPAEPAGFVPLSQSSRALQPPESPRLSRRPLESMRELPPLSPALSRRAVSPAPHGGPPVQAKAGEAPCGWRREPPEDLVSASFSCLRGRSPSPTLLARDPGQRKPSYATGLSPAYSLGSLTSASPRQSPRLHRKLSGGLELTPGPLRERKHSISELSGDEGELREYHRWQRQERLREQEMERLERQRLETILSLCAEYTHSDGDPGQEHSTFPSATAEGAGQPGRRPSKGSISLGRAKEQLVGTLGLRERESLERSDEDHLKEESSSTESAGQEHEEPPSTKASQEAALLEEERTRVLATVDQLKSRAKELEQQLQETAREAEMERALLQGEREAELIQLQQEQKAVQQLQERMSGLDAAIHRDKERAKVDAERKELERLRALYSELKHQLDNCPESMREQLQDQMQREAEALETETKLFEDLEFQHLEKESRLEEEREMLSQQLLHSKAESHRSVARRKERLAALESQANQIRLQAAQEADRLGKEKATTLQMLQKEKETLLTLERRYRVLTGGSGFPKASAALREEMLPFSELGEAAESASPFCAASASSAQLYPGRTEYVTTDQLAVILGSVRSAVGLAHSPSPPAPDSAASALPAALLCSSSCPQREPWWAESTVRLPLSAQELPAGFEAEADPPAACLSSSSSPPPPPLPAKAHSSPDPRQVYRSKMDGGSSSLAWPKGGSSSSQLNVATLGRSPSPKSSLSPQNGTGSLPRNLASTLQDIESKRQLALQQKGQQVIEEQRRRLADLKQKAAAEAQSQWEALHGQPLPPSPYSPLIHHSILHHHPPGGLGLRANDDGERAYDTLSLESSDSLDTNLSTSGNSACSPDNVSSASGADAGKIEEMEKMLKEAHAEKSRMMESREQEMELRRQALEDERRRREQLERRLQDETARRQKLIEKEVKMREKQFAQARPLTRYLPIRKEDFDLRSHIESSGHSVDTCSHVILSEKMCKGYLVKMGGKIKSWKKRWFVFDRLRRTLSYYADKHETKLKGLIYFQAIEEVYYDHLRSAAKKGFFSLSLASHLADFLPAPFSGESPNPALTFCVKTHDRLYYMVAPSAEAMRIWMDVIVTGAEGYTQFLN; this is translated from the exons ATGGAGACCTGTAACCGCAATGTGGCCAGCCCAGCTGGTCGAGTGCAGGCACGTCTTCAG AACAGTCTTCTAGACCTGACTGAGACAGGCAAAGGCCTGAAAGTGCAGACTGAAAAGCCACATCTGGTGAGCCTGGGCAGTGGGCGCCTCAGCACTGCCATCACTCTCCTGCCTCTGGAAGAAG GCAAAACTGTGCTGGGCTCAGCCGCCGGGGACATTGTGCTGCAGGGGGCCGGCGTGGCACCCAAGCACTGCTTCATTGAGAACATGCACGGGACTCTCACTCTGCACCCCTGTGGCAACCCGTGCGCCATAGATGGCTTGGCAGTCACACGCCCCACACGCCTTTCTCAAG GGTGTATGATCTGCCTGGGCCAGTCGACCTTCCTTCGGTTCAACCACCCGGCTGAGGCAAAGTGGATGAAAAGCATGATTCCCAGCGTGGGGCGAAGCCCTGCTCCCCAGCATGGGCTCACAGCAG AGGCCCAGAGCCTTCTGAACGGCAACCAAGATACGGCAAAGGCTTCCCGGCACAGCCACAGCGCCCTGGTCAGCTCCATCGAGCGGGACTTGCAGGACATCATGGATTCCCTTGTGTTGGAGGAGGAAGGCAGCACCCCTAGGCAGCTTCCCAGCAGCCGCGGCAACGCTCCGTCGCCAGACTCCTCCGTCGTGAATGGCAGGGGCGGGCGCTACCTGCTGTCCCCTCCCCAGAGCCCTGGCGCCATGTCTGTGGGATCCAGCTACGAAAACACCTCCCCgcccttctctcccctctcctctcccgcaagcagcagcagctgcgccAGCCACTCGCCTGGCACCCAGGACcagggccctgccctgcctccgGTGGTGCCCGTTCGCTCCTCTAGTTTCAACCACACCATGCTGACTCCTCACGGCGGGGCCAGCCTGGACCTGCCGAGCACCACCGGAGGCCCGAACCCAACACGGGGGCCGGGGAGCCCGCGGATGGCTCGGAGGGCCACACAGGAGAGTCCCCGGAGCCCCACGCCCAGCCGCAGGGCCCGGCCCTCGGGGGAGAACCCCCGCCCGGGCCCACGCAGCTCCCCTCCACCGGCATTGCCTGCCGGCCTGAGCGAGAGCCTGCCGGGCAGCCCTCGGGTGCAGCCACCCACTAGCCCACGCCTGGCCCCCAAATTCCAGTCGCCCTCCACCCTACGGACCAAGGCCACGGCTCTGCAGGAGAGGCCTCCCAGCCCTTTCCGGGAAGTGCGGGACACGCCTGCTGGCACCTCCCGCCAAGGGCTGGGGAAAGGCTTCCCGCCAGCTGAGCCTGCAGGGTTTGTACCCCTCAGCCAGTCGAGCCGGGCGCTGCAGCCCCCCGAGAGCCCCCGACTCAGCCGGCGGCCTCTGGAGAGCATGCGGGAACTGCCTCCTCTCAGCCCCGCCTTGTCCCGCCGGGCAGTGTCGCCAGCCCCTCACGGCGGCCCCCCAGTGCAGGCCAAGGCCGGCGAGGCCCCCTGTGGCTGGCGGAGGGAGCCTCCCGAGGACCTTGTGTCGGCCTCTTTCTCCTGTCTGCGGGGGCGCAGCCCCTCACCCACCCTGCTCGCCAGGGATCCTGGCCAACGCAAGCCCAGCTACGCAACTGGCCTGAGCCCCGCCTACAGCCTGGGCTCCCTGACCTCGGCCTCCCCACGCCAGAGCCCCCGCCTGCACCGGAAGTTGTCTGGGGGGCTGGAGCTGACGCCGGGGCCCCTGCGGGAGCGCAAGCACAGCATCTCGGAGCTCAGCGGCGACGAGGGGGAGCTGAGGGAATACCATCGCTGGCAGCGGCAGGAGCGGCTCCGGGAACAGGAGATGGAGCGGCTG GAGCGGCAGCGGCTGGAGACCATCCTGAGCCTGTGTGCCGAATACACTCATAGCGATGGCGATCCGGGCCAGGAGCACAGCACCTTCCCCAGCGCTACTGCCGAGGGCGCTGGCCAGCCGGGAAGGAGGCCCTCCAAGGGCTCCATCAGTCTTGGACGAGCGAAGGAGCAGCTGGTGGGAACCCTGGGCCTGCGGGAGAGGGAGAGCTTGGAGCGCTCGGATGAGGACCACCTGAAGgaggaaagcagcagcactgaGAGTGCTGGCCAGGAG CACGAAGagccgcccagcaccaaagccagCCAGGAGGCGGCTCTGTTGGAGGAGGAGCGCACCAGGGTCCTGGCCACCGTCGATCAGCTGAAGAGCCGAGCTAaggagctggagcagcagctgcaggaaaCAGCCCGGGAG GCGGAGATGGAGCGGGCCCTCCTGCAAGGCGAGCGGGAGGCCGAGCTGATCCAGCTGCAGCAGGAGCAGAAGGCAGTGCAGCAGTTGCAGGAGCGTATGTCTGGTCTGGACGCCGCCATCCACCGGGACAAG GAGAGGGCAAAGGTTGATGCTGAAAGGAAGGAACTTGAGCGACTGCGGGCACTGTACTCTGAGCTCAAGCACCAGCTTGATAACTGCCCTGAGTCAATGAGGGAGCAGTTGCAGGACCAGATGCAAAGG GAAGCGGAGGCCCTGGAGACGGAGACGAAGCTGTTTGAGGACCTGGAGTTCCAGCACCTGGAGAAGGAGAGCCGCCTGGAGGAGGAACGCGAGATGCTCAGCCAGCAGCTCCTGCACAGCAAAGCCGAGAGCCACCGCAGCGTGGCACGGAGGAAG GAACGCCTGGCAGCGCTGGAGAGTCAAGCCAACCAGATCAGGCTGCAGGCTGCTCAGGAGGCTGACCGGCTGGGCAAGGAGAAAGCCACCACCTTGCAGATGCTACAGAAG GAGAAGGAGACCCTCCTTACGCTAGAGAGACGGTACCGGGTGCTGACTGGTGGCTCCGGCTTCCCCAAGGCCTCTGCAGCTCTGCGAGAG GAGATGCTTCCTTTCTCTGAGCTGGGGGAGGCGGCTGAATCTGCCAGCCCCTTCTGTGCAGCTAGTGCTTCCTCCGCCCAGCTCTACCCAGGGAGGACAGAG TACGTGACAACTGACCAGCTGGCAGTGATTCTGGGCAGCGTCAGGTCGGCTGTAGGGCTTGCCCACTCCCCCAGCCCCCCCGCGCCAGACTCCGCTGCTTCTGCCCTGCCAGCGGCACTGCTCTGCTCCTCCAGCTGCCCCCAG AGAGAGCCGTGGTGGGCAGAGAGCACAGTGCGGCTGCCACTTTCCGCCCAGGAGCTCCCAGCTGGCTTTGAGGCTGAAGCAGACCCCCCTGCTgcttgtctctcctcctcctcctcccctcctcctcctcctctgcctgctaaAGCTCACTCGTCTCCAGACCCGCGACAG GTCTATCGCTCCAAGATGGATGGTGGCTCCAGCAGCTTGGCTTGGCCCAAAGGAGGCAGCTCCTCCTCGCAGCTCAACGTGGCCACTCTGGGACGCAGCCCTTCACCCAAG AGCTCCCTGTCCCCACAAAACGGCACCGGCAGCCTCCCTCGGAATCTGGCCAGCACCCTGCAGGATATCGAGAGCAAGCGCCAACTGGCCCTTCAGCAAAAGG GCCAACAGGTGATTGAGGAGCAGCGGAGGCGCTTGGCCGACCTGAAGCAGAAAGCGGCGGCTGAGGCTCAGTCCCAGTGGGAGGCCCTGCATGGGCAGCCCCTTCCCCCTTCTCCGTACTCCCCCCTCATCCACCACTCCATCCTCCATCACCACCCACCGGGGGGCCTGGGCCTGCGCGCCAACGACGACGGGGAGCGTGCCTACGACACCCTCAGCCTGGAGAGCTCCGACAGCCTCGACACCAACCTGTCCACGAGCGGCAATTCCGCCTGCTCCCCGGACAACGTCTCCAG CGCCAGCGGGGCAGATGCAGGGAAGATCGAGGAGATGGAGAAGATGCTGAAGGAGGCCCACGCGGAGAAGTCGCGCATGATGGAATCGCGG GAGCAAGAGATGGAGCTGCGGCGCCAGGCCCTGGAGGACGAGCGGCGGAGGCGGGAGCAGCTGGAGCGGCGTCTTCAGGATGAGACGGCACGGCGGCAGAAGCTCATCGAGAAGGAGGTCAAGATGCGAGAAAAGCAGTTTGCCCAG GCCCGCCCTCTGACGCGCTACCTGCCTATCCGCAAAGAGGACTTCGACCTGCGTTCGCACATTGAATCATCTGGCCACAGCGTGGACACCTGCAGCCACGTTATCCTCTCCGAGAAGATGTGCAAAGGCTACCTGGTCAAGATGGGGGGTAAAATCAAGTCCTGGAAGAAGCGATGGTTCGTTTTTGACCGCCTGCGGCGCACTCTCTCCTACTATGCAG ACAAGCATGAGACGAAGCTCAAGGGCCTCATCTACTTCCAGGCCATTGAGGAGGTTTATTACGATCACCTGCGCAGCGCAGCCAAG aAGGGATTCTTCTCTCTCAGCCTGGCCAGT CACCTAGCCGactttctccctgcccccttcaGTGGAGAG AGCCCCAACCCCGCCCTCACCTTCTGCGTCAAGACCCACGACCGCCTCTACTACATGGTGGCCCCATCGGCCGAGGCCATGCGCATTTGGATGGATGTCATCGTGACAGGAGCCGAGGGCTACACGCAGTTCCTGAACTGA
- the PHLDB1 gene encoding pleckstrin homology-like domain family B member 1 isoform X1, whose protein sequence is METCNRNVASPAGRVQARLQNSLLDLTETGKGLKVQTEKPHLVSLGSGRLSTAITLLPLEEGKTVLGSAAGDIVLQGAGVAPKHCFIENMHGTLTLHPCGNPCAIDGLAVTRPTRLSQGCMICLGQSTFLRFNHPAEAKWMKSMIPSVGRSPAPQHGLTAEAQSLLNGNQDTAKASRHSHSALVSSIERDLQDIMDSLVLEEEGSTPRQLPSSRGNAPSPDSSVVNGRGGRYLLSPPQSPGAMSVGSSYENTSPPFSPLSSPASSSSCASHSPGTQDQGPALPPVVPVRSSSFNHTMLTPHGGASLDLPSTTGGPNPTRGPGSPRMARRATQESPRSPTPSRRARPSGENPRPGPRSSPPPALPAGLSESLPGSPRVQPPTSPRLAPKFQSPSTLRTKATALQERPPSPFREVRDTPAGTSRQGLGKGFPPAEPAGFVPLSQSSRALQPPESPRLSRRPLESMRELPPLSPALSRRAVSPAPHGGPPVQAKAGEAPCGWRREPPEDLVSASFSCLRGRSPSPTLLARDPGQRKPSYATGLSPAYSLGSLTSASPRQSPRLHRKLSGGLELTPGPLRERKHSISELSGDEGELREYHRWQRQERLREQEMERLERQRLETILSLCAEYTHSDGDPGQEHSTFPSATAEGAGQPGRRPSKGSISLGRAKEQLVGTLGLRERESLERSDEDHLKEESSSTESAGQEHEEPPSTKASQEAALLEEERTRVLATVDQLKSRAKELEQQLQETAREAEMERALLQGEREAELIQLQQEQKAVQQLQERMSGLDAAIHRDKERAKVDAERKELERLRALYSELKHQLDNCPESMREQLQDQMQREAEALETETKLFEDLEFQHLEKESRLEEEREMLSQQLLHSKAESHRSVARRKERLAALESQANQIRLQAAQEADRLGKEKATTLQMLQKEKETLLTLERRYRVLTGGSGFPKASAALREEMLPFSELGEAAESASPFCAASASSAQLYPGRTEEYVRLSDVFPFCGCGPDASAAPAVPSPAPPLSYEYVTTDQLAVILGSVRSAVGLAHSPSPPAPDSAASALPAALLCSSSCPQREPWWAESTVRLPLSAQELPAGFEAEADPPAACLSSSSSPPPPPLPAKAHSSPDPRQVYRSKMDGGSSSLAWPKGGSSSSQLNVATLGRSPSPKSSLSPQNGTGSLPRNLASTLQDIESKRQLALQQKGQQVIEEQRRRLADLKQKAAAEAQSQWEALHGQPLPPSPYSPLIHHSILHHHPPGGLGLRANDDGERAYDTLSLESSDSLDTNLSTSGNSACSPDNVSSASGADAGKIEEMEKMLKEAHAEKSRMMESREQEMELRRQALEDERRRREQLERRLQDETARRQKLIEKEVKMREKQFAQARPLTRYLPIRKEDFDLRSHIESSGHSVDTCSHVILSEKMCKGYLVKMGGKIKSWKKRWFVFDRLRRTLSYYADKHETKLKGLIYFQAIEEVYYDHLRSAAKKGFFSLSLASHLADFLPAPFSGESPNPALTFCVKTHDRLYYMVAPSAEAMRIWMDVIVTGAEGYTQFLN, encoded by the exons ATGGAGACCTGTAACCGCAATGTGGCCAGCCCAGCTGGTCGAGTGCAGGCACGTCTTCAG AACAGTCTTCTAGACCTGACTGAGACAGGCAAAGGCCTGAAAGTGCAGACTGAAAAGCCACATCTGGTGAGCCTGGGCAGTGGGCGCCTCAGCACTGCCATCACTCTCCTGCCTCTGGAAGAAG GCAAAACTGTGCTGGGCTCAGCCGCCGGGGACATTGTGCTGCAGGGGGCCGGCGTGGCACCCAAGCACTGCTTCATTGAGAACATGCACGGGACTCTCACTCTGCACCCCTGTGGCAACCCGTGCGCCATAGATGGCTTGGCAGTCACACGCCCCACACGCCTTTCTCAAG GGTGTATGATCTGCCTGGGCCAGTCGACCTTCCTTCGGTTCAACCACCCGGCTGAGGCAAAGTGGATGAAAAGCATGATTCCCAGCGTGGGGCGAAGCCCTGCTCCCCAGCATGGGCTCACAGCAG AGGCCCAGAGCCTTCTGAACGGCAACCAAGATACGGCAAAGGCTTCCCGGCACAGCCACAGCGCCCTGGTCAGCTCCATCGAGCGGGACTTGCAGGACATCATGGATTCCCTTGTGTTGGAGGAGGAAGGCAGCACCCCTAGGCAGCTTCCCAGCAGCCGCGGCAACGCTCCGTCGCCAGACTCCTCCGTCGTGAATGGCAGGGGCGGGCGCTACCTGCTGTCCCCTCCCCAGAGCCCTGGCGCCATGTCTGTGGGATCCAGCTACGAAAACACCTCCCCgcccttctctcccctctcctctcccgcaagcagcagcagctgcgccAGCCACTCGCCTGGCACCCAGGACcagggccctgccctgcctccgGTGGTGCCCGTTCGCTCCTCTAGTTTCAACCACACCATGCTGACTCCTCACGGCGGGGCCAGCCTGGACCTGCCGAGCACCACCGGAGGCCCGAACCCAACACGGGGGCCGGGGAGCCCGCGGATGGCTCGGAGGGCCACACAGGAGAGTCCCCGGAGCCCCACGCCCAGCCGCAGGGCCCGGCCCTCGGGGGAGAACCCCCGCCCGGGCCCACGCAGCTCCCCTCCACCGGCATTGCCTGCCGGCCTGAGCGAGAGCCTGCCGGGCAGCCCTCGGGTGCAGCCACCCACTAGCCCACGCCTGGCCCCCAAATTCCAGTCGCCCTCCACCCTACGGACCAAGGCCACGGCTCTGCAGGAGAGGCCTCCCAGCCCTTTCCGGGAAGTGCGGGACACGCCTGCTGGCACCTCCCGCCAAGGGCTGGGGAAAGGCTTCCCGCCAGCTGAGCCTGCAGGGTTTGTACCCCTCAGCCAGTCGAGCCGGGCGCTGCAGCCCCCCGAGAGCCCCCGACTCAGCCGGCGGCCTCTGGAGAGCATGCGGGAACTGCCTCCTCTCAGCCCCGCCTTGTCCCGCCGGGCAGTGTCGCCAGCCCCTCACGGCGGCCCCCCAGTGCAGGCCAAGGCCGGCGAGGCCCCCTGTGGCTGGCGGAGGGAGCCTCCCGAGGACCTTGTGTCGGCCTCTTTCTCCTGTCTGCGGGGGCGCAGCCCCTCACCCACCCTGCTCGCCAGGGATCCTGGCCAACGCAAGCCCAGCTACGCAACTGGCCTGAGCCCCGCCTACAGCCTGGGCTCCCTGACCTCGGCCTCCCCACGCCAGAGCCCCCGCCTGCACCGGAAGTTGTCTGGGGGGCTGGAGCTGACGCCGGGGCCCCTGCGGGAGCGCAAGCACAGCATCTCGGAGCTCAGCGGCGACGAGGGGGAGCTGAGGGAATACCATCGCTGGCAGCGGCAGGAGCGGCTCCGGGAACAGGAGATGGAGCGGCTG GAGCGGCAGCGGCTGGAGACCATCCTGAGCCTGTGTGCCGAATACACTCATAGCGATGGCGATCCGGGCCAGGAGCACAGCACCTTCCCCAGCGCTACTGCCGAGGGCGCTGGCCAGCCGGGAAGGAGGCCCTCCAAGGGCTCCATCAGTCTTGGACGAGCGAAGGAGCAGCTGGTGGGAACCCTGGGCCTGCGGGAGAGGGAGAGCTTGGAGCGCTCGGATGAGGACCACCTGAAGgaggaaagcagcagcactgaGAGTGCTGGCCAGGAG CACGAAGagccgcccagcaccaaagccagCCAGGAGGCGGCTCTGTTGGAGGAGGAGCGCACCAGGGTCCTGGCCACCGTCGATCAGCTGAAGAGCCGAGCTAaggagctggagcagcagctgcaggaaaCAGCCCGGGAG GCGGAGATGGAGCGGGCCCTCCTGCAAGGCGAGCGGGAGGCCGAGCTGATCCAGCTGCAGCAGGAGCAGAAGGCAGTGCAGCAGTTGCAGGAGCGTATGTCTGGTCTGGACGCCGCCATCCACCGGGACAAG GAGAGGGCAAAGGTTGATGCTGAAAGGAAGGAACTTGAGCGACTGCGGGCACTGTACTCTGAGCTCAAGCACCAGCTTGATAACTGCCCTGAGTCAATGAGGGAGCAGTTGCAGGACCAGATGCAAAGG GAAGCGGAGGCCCTGGAGACGGAGACGAAGCTGTTTGAGGACCTGGAGTTCCAGCACCTGGAGAAGGAGAGCCGCCTGGAGGAGGAACGCGAGATGCTCAGCCAGCAGCTCCTGCACAGCAAAGCCGAGAGCCACCGCAGCGTGGCACGGAGGAAG GAACGCCTGGCAGCGCTGGAGAGTCAAGCCAACCAGATCAGGCTGCAGGCTGCTCAGGAGGCTGACCGGCTGGGCAAGGAGAAAGCCACCACCTTGCAGATGCTACAGAAG GAGAAGGAGACCCTCCTTACGCTAGAGAGACGGTACCGGGTGCTGACTGGTGGCTCCGGCTTCCCCAAGGCCTCTGCAGCTCTGCGAGAG GAGATGCTTCCTTTCTCTGAGCTGGGGGAGGCGGCTGAATCTGCCAGCCCCTTCTGTGCAGCTAGTGCTTCCTCCGCCCAGCTCTACCCAGGGAGGACAGAG GAGTACGTGAGACTTTCTGACGTTTTCCCATTTTGCGGCTGTGGGCCAGATGCTAGCGCCGCACCTGCCGTCCCCTCACCTGCGCCCCCACTGTCCTATGAG TACGTGACAACTGACCAGCTGGCAGTGATTCTGGGCAGCGTCAGGTCGGCTGTAGGGCTTGCCCACTCCCCCAGCCCCCCCGCGCCAGACTCCGCTGCTTCTGCCCTGCCAGCGGCACTGCTCTGCTCCTCCAGCTGCCCCCAG AGAGAGCCGTGGTGGGCAGAGAGCACAGTGCGGCTGCCACTTTCCGCCCAGGAGCTCCCAGCTGGCTTTGAGGCTGAAGCAGACCCCCCTGCTgcttgtctctcctcctcctcctcccctcctcctcctcctctgcctgctaaAGCTCACTCGTCTCCAGACCCGCGACAG GTCTATCGCTCCAAGATGGATGGTGGCTCCAGCAGCTTGGCTTGGCCCAAAGGAGGCAGCTCCTCCTCGCAGCTCAACGTGGCCACTCTGGGACGCAGCCCTTCACCCAAG AGCTCCCTGTCCCCACAAAACGGCACCGGCAGCCTCCCTCGGAATCTGGCCAGCACCCTGCAGGATATCGAGAGCAAGCGCCAACTGGCCCTTCAGCAAAAGG GCCAACAGGTGATTGAGGAGCAGCGGAGGCGCTTGGCCGACCTGAAGCAGAAAGCGGCGGCTGAGGCTCAGTCCCAGTGGGAGGCCCTGCATGGGCAGCCCCTTCCCCCTTCTCCGTACTCCCCCCTCATCCACCACTCCATCCTCCATCACCACCCACCGGGGGGCCTGGGCCTGCGCGCCAACGACGACGGGGAGCGTGCCTACGACACCCTCAGCCTGGAGAGCTCCGACAGCCTCGACACCAACCTGTCCACGAGCGGCAATTCCGCCTGCTCCCCGGACAACGTCTCCAG CGCCAGCGGGGCAGATGCAGGGAAGATCGAGGAGATGGAGAAGATGCTGAAGGAGGCCCACGCGGAGAAGTCGCGCATGATGGAATCGCGG GAGCAAGAGATGGAGCTGCGGCGCCAGGCCCTGGAGGACGAGCGGCGGAGGCGGGAGCAGCTGGAGCGGCGTCTTCAGGATGAGACGGCACGGCGGCAGAAGCTCATCGAGAAGGAGGTCAAGATGCGAGAAAAGCAGTTTGCCCAG GCCCGCCCTCTGACGCGCTACCTGCCTATCCGCAAAGAGGACTTCGACCTGCGTTCGCACATTGAATCATCTGGCCACAGCGTGGACACCTGCAGCCACGTTATCCTCTCCGAGAAGATGTGCAAAGGCTACCTGGTCAAGATGGGGGGTAAAATCAAGTCCTGGAAGAAGCGATGGTTCGTTTTTGACCGCCTGCGGCGCACTCTCTCCTACTATGCAG ACAAGCATGAGACGAAGCTCAAGGGCCTCATCTACTTCCAGGCCATTGAGGAGGTTTATTACGATCACCTGCGCAGCGCAGCCAAG aAGGGATTCTTCTCTCTCAGCCTGGCCAGT CACCTAGCCGactttctccctgcccccttcaGTGGAGAG AGCCCCAACCCCGCCCTCACCTTCTGCGTCAAGACCCACGACCGCCTCTACTACATGGTGGCCCCATCGGCCGAGGCCATGCGCATTTGGATGGATGTCATCGTGACAGGAGCCGAGGGCTACACGCAGTTCCTGAACTGA